In a single window of the Paenibacillus sp. MMS20-IR301 genome:
- a CDS encoding family 78 glycoside hydrolase catalytic domain codes for MTQFAVTDLSVNYRSNPLGIDDTWPRISWRISSESRTFVQTAYQIQVALLPDFSAELVWDSGQVETEDNIHIGYEGPALQSRTCYYFRVRAWDMKGEVSAWSEAGSWETAFLSAGEWQASWISRPADAMPADAAEPCDYLRTAFTIPEAAVSARIYATSLGLYRLYVNGVPADDTLFTPGWTSYNKRLQYQTYDVTPLLTSGNNAIGALIGNGWYKGPLAWEGKKDLYGKSRALLLQLHVTLADGSEQIIVSDESWRSSSGPLLMSELYHGETYDARLEQDGWASAGFDDQAWCAAVTLSPPLTVLVAQENEPVRITETLKPVAVITTPKGETVLDLGQNMVGWMRFSVQAEAGNVITLEHAEVLDREGNFYTGNLRSAKQTVTYTCRGGGIESYEPYLSFQGFRYVKVSGVPQEGLLEQFTGCVIHTDLRQTGSFSCSNELINQLQHNILWGQKGNFLDVPTDCPQRDERLGWTGDAQVFIRTAAYNMNVVPFFGKWLKDLAADQEADGRVPHVVPDVPVAGYGSSAWGDAAVICPWTLYQCYGDIRVLETQYPSMCAWVEYIRAQGDNEHLWNTGFHFGDWLGLDAKENSYIGATPKDLIASAFYAYSTELVARTAKLLGRTTDAATYTALHSQIVTAFRTEFVTPAGRVASPTQTAYVLALMFDLLEEEDRPRTAGMLAEHIRENGIHLTTGFVGTPYLCLVLTRFGYTDLAYQLVLQKEYPSWLYSVIQGATTIWEHWDGIKQDGSFWSDDMNSYNHYAYGAIGDWLYRHAAGIELLEPGYKKIRIEPQISKHLTWVEASYDSVYGTIRSAWKTGADHTAELKVEVPANTAAEIIIPASRQDGIRESGVPLADAAGVTAIVPARQGYKLNVGSGSYLFTFPMNQLNQEA; via the coding sequence ATGACCCAGTTTGCAGTTACAGATCTCAGTGTAAATTACCGGAGCAATCCCCTTGGCATCGATGACACCTGGCCCCGGATCAGCTGGCGGATCAGCTCGGAGAGCAGAACTTTCGTCCAGACTGCTTATCAAATCCAGGTAGCCCTGTTGCCTGACTTCTCAGCTGAACTTGTCTGGGACAGCGGTCAGGTGGAAACAGAGGATAATATCCATATTGGATACGAGGGGCCCGCCCTGCAGTCCCGTACCTGTTATTATTTCAGAGTCCGTGCCTGGGACATGAAGGGCGAGGTCTCCGCCTGGAGTGAAGCCGGCAGCTGGGAGACAGCCTTCCTCTCAGCCGGAGAATGGCAGGCAAGCTGGATCAGCAGGCCTGCAGATGCAATGCCTGCTGATGCCGCAGAGCCTTGCGATTATCTACGGACAGCATTCACAATACCCGAGGCCGCAGTATCTGCACGGATATATGCGACCTCGCTGGGGCTGTACCGGCTGTATGTTAACGGCGTTCCGGCTGACGATACACTGTTCACACCCGGATGGACCAGCTACAACAAACGTCTGCAATACCAGACTTATGATGTGACGCCGCTGCTTACTTCAGGCAATAATGCCATCGGTGCCTTAATCGGCAACGGATGGTATAAAGGCCCCTTAGCCTGGGAAGGGAAGAAGGACCTTTACGGCAAATCACGGGCACTGCTGCTCCAGCTGCATGTGACACTTGCCGACGGTTCAGAGCAAATCATCGTTTCAGATGAGAGCTGGCGGAGCTCGTCAGGACCGCTGCTGATGTCAGAGCTGTATCACGGTGAAACTTATGATGCCCGGCTTGAACAAGACGGGTGGGCATCAGCCGGGTTTGACGATCAGGCCTGGTGTGCAGCTGTTACCCTGAGTCCGCCGTTGACGGTGCTGGTCGCTCAAGAGAATGAGCCGGTAAGAATAACTGAAACGCTTAAACCGGTAGCGGTCATAACTACACCTAAAGGTGAGACTGTTCTAGATCTGGGGCAAAATATGGTGGGCTGGATGAGATTCAGCGTGCAGGCCGAAGCCGGTAATGTGATTACGCTGGAGCATGCCGAGGTGCTGGACCGCGAGGGGAACTTTTATACAGGCAATCTGCGTTCCGCTAAACAGACGGTTACTTATACCTGCCGTGGCGGCGGAATCGAATCGTATGAGCCGTACTTATCCTTCCAGGGCTTCCGGTATGTGAAAGTGTCGGGAGTGCCGCAGGAGGGCTTGCTGGAGCAATTCACAGGCTGCGTAATCCATACGGATCTGAGACAAACGGGCAGCTTCAGCTGCTCCAATGAACTGATAAACCAGCTTCAGCACAATATCCTGTGGGGACAGAAGGGCAACTTCCTTGATGTTCCAACCGATTGCCCGCAGCGCGACGAGCGCCTGGGCTGGACCGGGGACGCTCAGGTATTCATCCGCACGGCTGCTTATAATATGAATGTTGTGCCGTTTTTCGGGAAGTGGCTGAAGGATCTGGCTGCCGATCAGGAAGCGGATGGACGTGTGCCGCATGTCGTTCCGGATGTCCCGGTTGCCGGCTATGGATCATCTGCCTGGGGGGATGCCGCCGTCATCTGTCCGTGGACACTGTATCAATGTTATGGGGACATTCGTGTCCTGGAGACTCAATACCCGAGCATGTGTGCCTGGGTGGAATATATCCGGGCGCAGGGCGATAACGAGCATCTATGGAATACAGGCTTCCATTTCGGGGATTGGCTGGGCCTGGATGCCAAGGAGAACAGCTATATCGGAGCCACACCTAAAGATCTGATCGCTTCAGCCTTCTATGCTTACTCTACTGAACTAGTGGCCCGGACGGCCAAACTGCTTGGCCGGACCACAGATGCGGCAACCTACACGGCACTGCATTCGCAGATTGTCACGGCCTTCCGTACAGAATTCGTCACGCCGGCCGGCCGGGTGGCCTCTCCGACACAGACCGCCTATGTGCTTGCCTTGATGTTTGATCTGCTGGAAGAAGAGGACCGTCCGCGGACAGCCGGAATGTTAGCTGAGCATATCCGGGAGAACGGCATTCATCTGACGACAGGTTTTGTCGGAACGCCATACCTGTGCCTGGTGCTTACAAGGTTCGGTTACACCGATCTCGCTTATCAGCTGGTCTTGCAGAAGGAGTACCCGTCCTGGCTGTACTCCGTTATTCAAGGGGCTACCACCATCTGGGAGCATTGGGACGGCATCAAGCAGGACGGCTCCTTCTGGAGCGATGATATGAACTCCTATAATCATTATGCCTACGGGGCGATCGGAGACTGGCTGTACCGCCATGCGGCTGGTATCGAGCTGCTGGAGCCGGGCTACAAAAAAATCCGCATCGAGCCGCAGATCAGCAAGCATCTGACCTGGGTTGAGGCTTCTTATGATTCGGTTTACGGCACGATCCGTTCCGCATGGAAGACAGGAGCAGATCATACCGCGGAGCTGAAGGTTGAAGTCCCGGCCAACACAGCCGCCGAGATTATCATCCCGGCCAGCCGGCAGGACGGTATTCGGGAGAGTGGCGTACCGCTTGCTGACGCGGCAGGTGTAACCGCGATTGTGCCTGCCCGCCAGGGCTATAAGCTGAACGTCG
- a CDS encoding AraC family transcriptional regulator has translation MSIRHSTYTMTGEGFFEPGVPIFVNRAFETFDLSEHSHEFVEITYVSEGSGVHYIGGEAVPVQHGTLFFIPVGRSHVFRPMTLKKDRPLIVYNCLFPVHFLADLKAGFPQFAEVYRIFEHEELSWFAVKDTTGEYHGMFREMYREFSAKPPGYLPVLASLVVRVLTGLYRHRMQPADTAADKPQWLTVDEAIAYIDGNYASVLRLGEFAAKANLSERQFSRLFRQQTGMSFIDYVQGSRMDAACRLLTASRLSVTEIADTVGYTDMKFFHQLFKKKIGTTPREYRNTLQAGPGGSRR, from the coding sequence ATGAGTATCAGACACAGCACATATACGATGACTGGAGAGGGATTCTTCGAACCGGGCGTGCCAATCTTTGTTAACCGTGCGTTCGAGACATTCGATCTATCAGAGCATTCCCATGAGTTTGTTGAGATCACCTACGTCAGTGAGGGCTCAGGCGTGCATTATATTGGGGGTGAAGCTGTTCCGGTCCAGCATGGAACCTTGTTCTTCATTCCGGTTGGGCGAAGTCATGTGTTCCGGCCGATGACGCTTAAGAAAGACCGGCCGCTTATCGTGTACAATTGCTTGTTTCCGGTGCACTTTCTTGCAGATCTTAAGGCCGGATTTCCGCAGTTCGCTGAAGTTTACCGGATCTTTGAGCATGAAGAGCTATCCTGGTTCGCAGTGAAGGACACCACCGGCGAATACCACGGGATGTTCCGGGAGATGTACCGTGAATTCTCGGCTAAGCCTCCAGGTTATCTGCCCGTATTGGCATCTCTTGTTGTGCGGGTCTTAACCGGCTTATACCGGCACCGGATGCAGCCTGCGGATACGGCAGCAGATAAACCGCAATGGCTGACCGTCGACGAGGCTATTGCCTACATTGACGGCAACTATGCATCCGTACTCAGGCTGGGTGAGTTCGCCGCCAAAGCCAATCTCAGCGAGCGGCAATTCAGCCGCTTATTCCGGCAGCAGACCGGTATGAGCTTCATTGACTATGTGCAGGGCAGCCGGATGGATGCCGCCTGCCGGCTGCTTACGGCCAGCCGTTTAAGCGTAACGGAGATTGCAGACACCGTCGGGTATACTGATATGAAGTTTTTTCACCAGCTGTTTAAGAAGAAGATCGGAACCACTCCCCGGGAGTACCGCAATACGCTTCAGGCGGGGCCTGGGGGTTCGCGGAGATAA
- a CDS encoding glycerol kinase, with protein MELAHQYILAIDQSTSGTKALLVNHQGEIIARAGKEHRQYYPQPGWVEHDPLEIYGNVKETARLVLAQAGVAPSALAALTITNQRETALMWDKVTGLPVHHAVVWQCQRTAETCARLKQEGHESAVRAATGLMLDPYFSAAKFKWILDHADGAAQLLSEDRLLAGTMDSWLIWKLTGGASHTTDYSNASRTSLYNIHTLAWDEQLSAIFGVPLSILPEVRASDTVFGYTADPDLFAEQVPVSGVIGDSQGALYGHLCFDLGCAKATYGTGTSVMMNIGSRPVDGGEGLVTAIAWGAGGTVTYALEAVIRTTGDSIKWTRDNLGLFSSFAEMQQLVDGTDNNEGVYLVPAFVGLGAPYWEPDARAAILGMNRGTGRGHILRAALESTAYQVRDAVEFIQERSGTRLLDLRTDGGASANPWLMSFQADILGRPVKRSGCAELSAMGSVYLGGLGTGFWPNPEAIQAEASQYEDYLPHMDETARARNYSGWQEAVEAVTGKAERTKRVVTTSS; from the coding sequence ATGGAGCTTGCACATCAATATATCCTGGCAATCGATCAAAGCACCTCTGGAACTAAAGCTTTATTAGTCAATCATCAGGGTGAGATTATTGCCCGCGCCGGCAAGGAGCACCGGCAATATTATCCGCAGCCCGGCTGGGTTGAGCATGATCCGCTGGAGATCTACGGTAATGTAAAAGAAACCGCCCGGCTGGTGCTGGCCCAGGCCGGTGTTGCACCATCTGCGCTCGCTGCGTTAACGATAACGAACCAGAGGGAAACCGCGCTCATGTGGGATAAAGTAACCGGCCTTCCGGTACATCATGCAGTGGTCTGGCAATGCCAGCGGACCGCTGAGACTTGCGCCCGGCTGAAGCAGGAGGGTCATGAATCAGCTGTGCGGGCCGCCACCGGCCTGATGCTGGACCCCTATTTCTCTGCTGCCAAGTTTAAATGGATTCTTGACCATGCTGACGGTGCCGCTCAGCTGCTTAGTGAAGACCGGCTGCTGGCCGGGACGATGGACAGCTGGCTGATCTGGAAGCTGACCGGCGGAGCAAGCCATACTACAGATTACAGCAATGCCAGCCGGACCTCCCTGTATAACATTCATACGCTGGCTTGGGATGAGCAGCTGTCAGCTATTTTCGGTGTACCGCTCTCCATCCTGCCGGAGGTCAGAGCCTCCGATACGGTGTTCGGGTATACGGCAGACCCCGATCTGTTCGCTGAACAGGTGCCGGTCTCCGGGGTAATCGGTGATTCGCAGGGAGCGCTTTACGGACATCTCTGCTTCGATCTGGGATGTGCCAAGGCTACTTACGGTACCGGAACCTCCGTGATGATGAATATCGGCAGCCGGCCTGTCGATGGCGGAGAGGGACTGGTAACGGCCATTGCCTGGGGAGCAGGCGGAACGGTAACCTATGCCCTGGAAGCGGTTATCCGCACGACCGGCGACAGCATCAAGTGGACACGGGACAATCTGGGGCTGTTCTCCAGCTTTGCTGAAATGCAGCAGCTGGTGGACGGTACGGACAATAATGAAGGCGTGTACCTTGTGCCCGCATTCGTCGGATTAGGCGCCCCTTACTGGGAGCCGGATGCCCGGGCAGCGATCCTCGGGATGAACCGCGGCACCGGCAGGGGGCATATCCTCCGCGCAGCGCTGGAGAGCACCGCCTACCAGGTGCGTGACGCCGTTGAATTCATCCAGGAGCGTTCCGGCACCCGGCTGCTTGATCTGCGCACCGACGGGGGCGCCTCTGCCAATCCGTGGCTGATGTCCTTCCAGGCCGATATTCTCGGCCGCCCGGTCAAACGTTCCGGCTGCGCGGAATTATCGGCGATGGGCTCCGTGTATCTCGGCGGACTGGGCACCGGCTTCTGGCCTAATCCGGAAGCGATTCAAGCCGAAGCTTCGCAATACGAGGATTATCTCCCTCATATGGATGAGACTGCCCGGGCGCGGAACTACTCCGGCTGGCAGGAGGCGGTGGAGGCGGTTACGGGCAAGGCGGAGCGGACTAAGCGAGTTGTTACAACCTCGTCTTAA
- a CDS encoding transketolase C-terminal domain-containing protein — protein MNTIPNRQVICETLLELAKDDRDIMVLASDSRGSAAMAPFANTYPEQFVEVGIAEQNIVGMSAGLAHSGKKPFVTSPACFLSMRSIEQVKVDVAYSHTNVKLIGISGGVSYGALGMSHHSVQDIAVARAIPGLAIVLPADRHETKKMTEALVNYEGGVYVRIGRNAVEDVYDSADYHFEIGKAVTLKQGSDLTIIATGETVRVALDAAELLAGEGVSCRVLNMHTIKPLDEAAIIAAARETGRIITVEEHSIYGGLGAAVAEVVTQNAPVPMKIIGIPDEPAIAGKTSEVFSHYGITGDNLKAVALELTKK, from the coding sequence ATGAATACAATCCCCAACCGTCAGGTGATCTGTGAGACGCTGCTGGAGCTGGCGAAGGATGACCGCGACATTATGGTGCTGGCCAGTGACTCCCGGGGGTCTGCGGCTATGGCTCCCTTCGCAAACACTTATCCTGAGCAATTCGTAGAGGTCGGTATCGCAGAGCAGAACATTGTCGGGATGTCAGCCGGACTGGCCCACAGCGGCAAAAAGCCGTTCGTCACCTCGCCGGCTTGCTTCCTCAGTATGCGCAGCATAGAGCAAGTGAAGGTGGATGTCGCTTATTCACACACGAATGTGAAGCTGATCGGGATCAGCGGCGGTGTAAGCTATGGCGCACTGGGCATGTCCCATCACTCGGTGCAGGATATTGCGGTGGCCCGGGCCATCCCGGGACTGGCCATTGTTTTGCCGGCTGACCGTCACGAAACAAAGAAGATGACTGAAGCGCTGGTGAACTATGAAGGCGGAGTGTATGTGCGGATCGGCCGTAATGCGGTAGAGGATGTATATGACTCTGCTGATTACCACTTTGAGATCGGCAAAGCAGTCACCTTGAAGCAGGGCAGTGACTTGACGATTATTGCCACCGGGGAAACCGTGCGCGTTGCGCTCGATGCCGCTGAACTGCTGGCTGGTGAAGGTGTATCCTGCCGGGTGCTCAACATGCATACCATTAAGCCGCTCGATGAAGCAGCGATCATTGCGGCTGCCCGGGAGACCGGACGGATTATTACGGTTGAGGAGCACAGCATTTACGGCGGGCTTGGTGCGGCGGTTGCCGAGGTTGTTACCCAGAATGCTCCGGTCCCGATGAAGATCATCGGCATTCCGGATGAACCGGCGATTGCCGGGAAGACCTCTGAGGTGTTCAGCCATTACGGAATTACCGGGGACAATCTCAAAGCGGTTGCGCTGGAACTGACAAAGAAGTAA
- a CDS encoding transketolase → MDITELKIKAAQIRMDLMTIIHRAKTGHTGGSLSNTDILTALYYEIMKVDPAQPKLADRDRFVASKGHSVESLWCILADKGFFPKEELETYSQFGTRLIGHPNNKVPGIEMNTGALGHGLPISVGMALAAKRDGRPYRVFCLMGDGEQAEGSNWEAAMAGAHYKLDNLTGIIDRNRLQISGSTEEVMGLEPLEDKWAAFGWNVVSIDGNDMEALVNVFREAPAAPGKPTLVMANTVKGKGVSFAENVPAWHHHVPSDEQLALAHSELTAYIGQLQQEGMVAEQ, encoded by the coding sequence ATGGATATTACGGAACTGAAAATTAAGGCCGCCCAAATCCGGATGGATCTTATGACGATCATTCACCGGGCGAAAACCGGACATACCGGCGGGTCCCTGAGCAACACGGACATTCTGACTGCACTTTATTATGAGATTATGAAGGTTGATCCGGCACAGCCGAAGCTTGCGGACCGTGACCGGTTCGTAGCAAGTAAAGGGCATTCTGTGGAATCGCTGTGGTGTATTCTGGCAGACAAGGGTTTTTTCCCGAAAGAGGAGCTGGAAACATACAGCCAGTTCGGTACACGGCTAATCGGCCATCCGAACAATAAGGTGCCGGGTATTGAGATGAATACCGGTGCACTCGGACACGGGCTGCCGATATCGGTGGGTATGGCACTGGCGGCGAAGCGTGACGGGCGCCCTTACCGCGTGTTCTGCCTGATGGGGGACGGCGAACAAGCCGAAGGCTCCAACTGGGAAGCAGCCATGGCCGGTGCACATTATAAGCTGGATAATCTGACCGGGATCATCGACCGTAACCGGCTGCAGATCAGCGGCTCAACGGAAGAGGTAATGGGTCTGGAGCCGCTGGAGGATAAGTGGGCGGCATTCGGCTGGAATGTCGTTTCGATTGACGGCAACGATATGGAAGCGCTTGTCAATGTATTCCGTGAAGCTCCGGCTGCTCCGGGCAAACCGACACTGGTAATGGCTAATACGGTTAAAGGTAAAGGTGTATCGTTCGCCGAGAATGTTCCGGCATGGCATCATCATGTCCCAAGCGATGAGCAGCTGGCGCTGGCCCATAGTGAACTGACGGCATACATCGGACAATTACAACAGGAAGGGATGGTGGCTGAACAATGA
- a CDS encoding L-fucose/L-arabinose isomerase family protein yields the protein MKKLKLGYAPTRRFTFSAEDAFKYKVEIRKQIESFGMDIDIVDLEGLNEEGLLYDDHINAEQIARHFKKEEVDAVFFPHCNFGTEDTVARVAKELGKPALLWGPRDEAPLADGMRLRDTQCGIFATGKVLRRFNVPFTYITNSWVTDPVFERGFTNFVAAANVVRQFKSLRILQIGPRPASFWTMMCNEGELLERFGIEIHPITLVDIQLRTRKIASGNSAELLETVDYIKAKLDYSEVTEDDVKRIAALKVAMKSFARETGSSAIAIQCWSSLQEAMSIMPCLANAILTDEQIPVTCETDIHGAITSIMVQAAAMNEQPTFFADITVRHPENDNGELLFHCGNFPVSMSVEDKPKLRKHFLFDDHAPGTHEGQVKGGDMTIARFDGDHGEYSMFLGKARGIEGPYTRGSYVWVEVNDWPLWEEKLVKGPYVHHSVGIHANVIPAIYEACNYIPGLTPDPVDPTEQEIQRWLRGSDLARSSRPNVLI from the coding sequence ATGAAAAAGCTAAAACTGGGATACGCCCCGACCCGCCGGTTCACGTTCAGTGCAGAGGATGCGTTCAAGTACAAAGTGGAAATCCGCAAGCAGATTGAAAGCTTCGGCATGGATATTGACATTGTTGATCTGGAAGGCTTGAACGAGGAAGGCCTGCTCTATGACGACCACATTAATGCAGAGCAGATTGCCAGACATTTCAAGAAGGAGGAAGTGGATGCAGTCTTTTTCCCGCACTGTAACTTCGGGACGGAAGACACAGTCGCGCGTGTAGCCAAGGAGCTGGGCAAGCCGGCACTGCTCTGGGGACCGCGTGATGAAGCGCCTCTGGCAGACGGCATGCGCCTGCGTGATACGCAGTGCGGTATCTTCGCAACAGGTAAAGTGCTGCGCCGCTTCAATGTACCCTTCACCTATATAACGAACAGCTGGGTAACAGACCCTGTCTTCGAGCGGGGCTTCACGAACTTCGTAGCTGCAGCCAATGTTGTACGCCAGTTCAAGAGTCTGCGCATTCTGCAAATCGGCCCGCGTCCGGCTTCCTTCTGGACCATGATGTGCAATGAGGGAGAGCTGCTGGAGCGCTTCGGCATTGAGATTCATCCGATTACGCTGGTTGACATCCAGCTGCGGACACGGAAGATCGCTTCCGGAAATAGCGCAGAGCTGCTGGAAACGGTCGATTACATCAAAGCGAAGCTTGATTACAGCGAAGTGACTGAGGATGATGTCAAGCGGATTGCCGCACTGAAGGTAGCAATGAAATCCTTCGCCCGCGAAACCGGCAGCAGCGCAATTGCTATCCAGTGCTGGTCTTCCCTGCAGGAGGCAATGTCGATTATGCCTTGTCTGGCGAATGCGATCCTGACCGATGAGCAGATTCCGGTGACCTGTGAAACCGATATTCACGGTGCGATTACTTCCATTATGGTACAGGCGGCAGCCATGAATGAGCAGCCTACCTTCTTCGCTGATATTACGGTCCGGCATCCGGAGAACGACAACGGCGAGCTGCTGTTCCACTGCGGGAATTTCCCGGTATCGATGTCTGTTGAAGACAAGCCTAAGCTGCGCAAGCATTTCCTGTTTGATGACCATGCTCCAGGTACCCATGAGGGCCAGGTAAAGGGCGGCGATATGACGATTGCCCGCTTCGACGGCGACCACGGTGAATATTCCATGTTCCTGGGCAAAGCACGCGGTATTGAAGGCCCGTACACCCGTGGTTCATATGTATGGGTAGAGGTAAACGACTGGCCGCTGTGGGAAGAAAAGCTAGTGAAAGGCCCGTATGTCCATCACTCTGTCGGTATCCATGCCAATGTCATTCCGGCGATTTACGAAGCCTGCAATTATATTCCCGGCCTGACCCCTGATCCGGTTGATCCGACCGAACAGGAAATCCAGCGCTGGCTGCGGGGCTCTGATCTGGCCCGTTCGTCCCGTCCGAATGTTCTTATCTAG
- a CDS encoding LacI family DNA-binding transcriptional regulator, with amino-acid sequence MKMEDIARIANVSKAAVSLAFSGKPGIGEETRERILQIAHESGYKPRNRVTAAAAQVHKSLLFLVFTNSGIVTEDYYQQPFFKELIQFIGERCRAKGYELVFSTIDIGSFDEGIQNLAEDNRSDGVIVLGTNLTRGQITAIGDKVANLVVLDTCYEMLPLQFIQINNVMGAYRAGSYLIEHGHTEIGYIASNVRIHNFEERERGFLKALSEHEITEACRLSVAPTILSSQESLKQQLSAFLSEGHPLPTAWFCECDYIAISAMKTMSELGIRVPQDCSIIGFDNITESLIVTPELTTVHVDKEKLAALAVDLLADYINHPQDAPKTKFMIDTKFIERSSSVVRQ; translated from the coding sequence ATGAAAATGGAAGACATCGCCAGAATCGCTAATGTGTCGAAGGCCGCCGTGTCTCTTGCCTTCAGCGGCAAGCCGGGGATCGGAGAAGAGACCCGCGAACGCATTCTGCAAATTGCGCATGAATCAGGATATAAGCCCAGAAACCGGGTTACGGCTGCTGCAGCCCAAGTGCATAAATCTTTGCTTTTCCTTGTGTTTACGAACTCGGGGATTGTGACAGAGGATTATTATCAGCAGCCTTTTTTCAAGGAGCTGATTCAATTTATCGGTGAGCGCTGCCGGGCGAAAGGGTATGAGCTGGTCTTTTCCACCATAGATATCGGTTCGTTTGACGAGGGGATTCAGAATCTGGCGGAGGATAACCGCAGTGACGGGGTCATTGTGCTGGGGACGAACTTAACACGCGGGCAGATTACGGCCATTGGGGATAAGGTTGCCAACCTGGTCGTGCTGGATACCTGTTATGAGATGCTCCCGCTGCAGTTCATTCAGATCAATAATGTAATGGGCGCTTACCGGGCGGGCAGCTATTTAATCGAACACGGGCATACTGAGATCGGTTACATCGCCTCCAATGTGCGGATTCATAATTTCGAGGAACGTGAGCGGGGGTTCCTTAAGGCCTTGAGTGAACATGAGATAACTGAAGCCTGCCGGCTGTCTGTGGCTCCGACCATTCTCAGCTCGCAGGAATCCCTGAAGCAGCAGCTCAGCGCCTTTTTAAGCGAGGGTCATCCCCTGCCTACTGCCTGGTTCTGCGAGTGTGACTATATTGCTATCAGTGCGATGAAGACCATGTCCGAGCTTGGCATCCGTGTTCCCCAGGATTGTTCAATTATCGGTTTTGACAATATTACCGAGTCCTTAATCGTCACCCCGGAGCTGACTACCGTTCATGTGGACAAAGAAAAGCTGGCTGCGCTGGCCGTCGACCTGCTGGCAGATTACATCAACCATCCGCAAGACGCTCCAAAAACAAAGTTTATGATTGACACCAAGTTCATCGAGCGCAGCTCCTCGGTCGTCAGACAGTAG
- a CDS encoding endonuclease/exonuclease/phosphatase family protein, which produces MKLLTLNTHSWMEEEQLAKITGLARYINAEQFDVIALQEVNQSMNTELLPAAELERYYVAEEHTVIRQDNYACVLLGQLDQPYYWTWIPTHTGFSQYDEGLAILSRTPIEGAFAEYVSHMRDYSNYRTRKILGIQTTIGDKLITFVNGHFNWWDDEQEPFKGQWELTEDKLAPYMGQPLFIMGDFNNVAEVRGQGYDYILRYGWNDLYVSTLHKDDGATVVKAIGGWAGNSEPLRIDYIFANHQVEAVSVRVALNGTNGPVVSDHYGVAAEI; this is translated from the coding sequence ATGAAACTGCTGACACTCAATACCCACTCCTGGATGGAAGAGGAGCAGTTGGCCAAGATTACCGGCCTGGCCCGGTACATCAATGCAGAGCAGTTCGATGTTATCGCTTTGCAGGAGGTAAATCAATCCATGAATACTGAGCTGCTGCCGGCAGCTGAACTGGAGCGTTATTATGTGGCAGAAGAGCATACGGTTATTAGGCAAGACAACTATGCCTGTGTTCTGCTCGGACAGCTGGATCAACCCTATTACTGGACCTGGATACCGACCCATACCGGATTCTCCCAATATGATGAGGGACTGGCCATTCTCAGCCGTACTCCGATTGAAGGGGCCTTCGCCGAATATGTATCCCACATGAGGGATTACAGCAACTACCGTACGCGCAAAATCCTTGGTATCCAAACAACTATCGGAGATAAGCTGATTACATTTGTTAACGGACATTTCAACTGGTGGGATGATGAGCAGGAACCGTTCAAGGGGCAATGGGAGCTGACCGAGGACAAGCTGGCGCCTTATATGGGACAGCCTCTTTTCATTATGGGGGATTTCAACAATGTCGCGGAGGTCAGAGGACAGGGATACGACTATATTCTGCGGTATGGCTGGAATGACTTGTATGTGAGTACTCTTCACAAAGATGACGGGGCTACCGTAGTCAAAGCCATTGGCGGGTGGGCAGGGAATAGTGAGCCGCTGCGCATTGATTATATTTTTGCGAATCACCAGGTAGAGGCAGTTAGCGTGAGGGTTGCACTGAACGGCACGAACGGTCCGGTTGTATCCGATCATTATGGTGTTGCTGCAGAAATCTGA